The genome window GTAGCGTATTTAAGATATAGCATTGTTTTAGCTTTagtatttcagtatttttaaatttcgTTGTCAATCGTTTTGAGTGATACgccttttttttcatttatttattcttgcacatatttattacatttttaaatattaaatataaaacatttaaaatataaaaaataggttgccaccgatatcgggcacagggtccaaggtaccggtggttagggtcccagagacaaaaacctcctcacaatacgtgccgtatcaaggagtactgccttctgaatcagtcccttgatccagccgcccaacgagagcctcctgaggtgttggtcgaggctcttggctattaaaccattggccgtaacgacaatcggcacaacaacagccgtgtcgacactccacatggcgacaacctcgtgcgctaagtcgagatgctttatttgtttctctttctctgctttcacgaggttctcgtcatgcggaacggcgacatcgactatcatcgcgcggcgcgctaatcgatctatcaccactatatcaggcttattagctacaatagtcctgtcagtgatgatagatcgatcccagtataacgtgatatggtccttttcgagaactgggtcgggcgcatacttgtagtacggtgcctcaaggtctacaaggttgtattgcagagcaagctgctggtggatgatcttggccacttggttatgtctgtgcaaatattcaccattagccaaacgagaacaaccagatataatatgtctgatagactcacccggatggtgacatgcccgacatatgtcaaccgtcccgtctttcacgatatatctccggtagttattcgtaaggataacttcgtccataattgcacatacaaaccctttggtttctccaaacaagtcaccgaagcgtagccaagatacggacgcattgaagtctacatcgggaccatgaagagccccgaagaagcgtccgtgtagctgtttgctctgccatacctccttgcgatcgtgggtagttagtaccacaggtttgcgccagttctcatttgccaacgacagcggggtgagtcctctgtccactgccaccatatcacggtgcatacccacgtcgcttttgagaaaatattctctgagactgcacacctcacggttgtggagatatataatatatatatatatatatatatatatacgcCTTTATTATTAAGTTGGTAGACTAAAGTAAGCTTGTTGATATCGTCCATGTGAGTATAACTCGCATATTCAATGATTATCCTAAATTGGTTCAAAGTGATACTACATCCTTTCAAAACTACCTTATTGATACAATACCTATCATACTACGTTTAATTCAGTGCAGCCGTGTTTTACAATTTACAGAATAACATGGCGCAGTGACACAAGGTTACCGCCGCAGGTTAGAATATTTCCAAGggtcaaacaaatgaaacaagcctttaaaaaaaacattttcatcctCATGTAATCCTAGTAAAAACTGTAATCATAGTCGGCATCAGAATCCTCATCATCGTCGATATTCGTCATGTTAGCTAGTAGGTGGTACTGGCGGAGTTTCTCCAGGGCTGCCATATCGTCCATGAGACCTAGTGGTAAGTCTGATGGGTCGGAGTCACCCTTCACCAGAGTCCAGTCTGTGGTAGACTCGTGTTGGATCTCGCCGTTCAAACCTGTGGGATAATCAGGAGTTTTATATACCAAACGCCAAATTGAtcgctttattaaaaaaaaacaatgatttgGGGACTatatgaatttgaaaaaattcaaatatcggtaattattagaaaatataatcTTGGTAATCATCagaaattaggtattttataaaatcaaagtacataatttcaatttttggattttatataagtttaaaaaatataattatttatatatttttttgatttggtTTCAAATACAATCTAATCTTTTTTGTTTGAGTGTTCAATTAAATCCGTGAATTCAGTATGTGTTCATGTCTCAGAACCCACACACACCAACCAATTTGAGCACTTCTCATGCGTGATAAATATGGAATGCGTCTTTGCGTCTGAGTGCCGTTTTTTTGGAATTCTTACTTCGCCGAAGCGaagtattcaaaaaatattatagactCATTTGAGTGTTCCCCTCCACGGAAATCTTTAGTAAAAGGCGAAAGATTTATGCGTTTTGAAGGGAAACCAGAGTTAACAATGTTCGGGTCGCCCGAGCTTATATCTGTCGCgcggtaacgaaaccatagcgcgattcagaAACGAGCCCAGAttgtacagcgccatctatcgagccTGTGGGAAACTGTAGTACCTACTTCTGATGTACTATATAACGTGGGTATTCATTGATTTGCACTATATAAATGaccatttattatataattatttttatctaaacaACTAACTTTTCTTGAATTAAATGCAAAAGTCATTTTCAGCCAATACATACAAAGATTGCTAtggaaatatgtacatattagtAGCCGCAGTAAACATCGATTTTTTGATACCCAAGTGCTGTGAACTTTACTATGAAGGTATATCTTTTTAAAGaagcaaataaaaatgaatatttgacgcgttaattgaaataaattaaatatcagaCAACTAATTGTTTGTCATGTGAATTATTGCTGTTATATAAGTAATAATTCTAATCATATTGGGGCTGGACTgagcaaattataatatttagaggaacttatatgtataaattaCCATTAGGAGATATATCGACGGGTCCCTCGATAGGTGGTGCGGTGTAGGCTTCTAATTCCTGTTCCGTTTTACTTTCTCTGTCCAGTTTATCTTGTTTGCGCTGACGGCGCCATGCTTTTTGGAGGTTGAAACGTTCGGGCCTGAAATGAAAAGTGAGAGGAATAAAACAACTTCATCTAAATTCTGTAGTCTTAGTACTAGGTAGAAATATTGCTTTAGCTCATATATGAatacgaaaataattaattatctggCAAATATTTACAAGGGCAGACCGCAGATTAAAGACATCTCATCTTCAAAAAATCCAGGTTCGTAGGTAGCTCAAAAGTTCGTTAATCTCAGAcggaataaacaaacaaacagtgaTATCACCGTATCTTATCTTTGTTGACATAAACACAATATTGCCTATCAGTTACTAAGTTAGTGAACTTTGTATGGAGACCTTATGAAATAGAAAGGTAGTTTTGACACATGTAGTGCGAGTTTCTCTAAAATTACTACTAGGTATTTGGATTTTGTAAGTTTACAGTATACATTTATTTGGATTTTGGATGGATGGAAGCTGGCATGGATCAATCAAAAGCAGTAAAGATGGATAATATTAGAACGCCAATAAATGGGAAGCAATTTATAGGTGTACAAGATGAAATAAGAGCGCGTACCCAAGACATTGTGGTAGAATATTTTCATGGATTTAATGAAATCACATTAAATATGTACTGGAACAAGATGTACATACCGATCCTCATTATCTTTATACACGCGAGCTTCTAAATTCTGGATGTCATGTCTCAAGTCTGCTATCATGAGCAGCATAAGGTCTAAAGAACCTTTTGGACCTCGGGGTCCACGGGGTCCTCTTGGCCCTGTATCACCCTTTGGACCTTCCATACCTGCTGGGCCTGCAGGACCCTGTAATGTGgaagtttataatataattgatGAGTTTTTCATAAGTAGATGGATTATTCATGGTTTGTATCACTTACCCTTGGACCTCTTTCACAACGACAATACCCTCCTTCTAAGGGTGCTGTTGAATCAAGGACTCTATAAGCGTATGTACCTTCTGCGAATCTGTCACcaccttaaaataatgattattagCATTTTAATCAATTACTTATAGACAGAAACAATAACAGAGAATTTAGTAAAGTGGCATTTTCTTACAAACAAAAGCCTGAATTGGTTTGGACAATTCTTATACATGTACCTATAGCCTTATTTATGAAGTTTATGCTCTACCTTGTCTTGACTCACCATCTCGCAACATCGGGCTTTCCATCAATTTCTTCAGCGCAGCCTGTGTGGTGTGGAGCTGGTCGTTTAGTTGCTTCACCTTCCGAGACAACCAGGTCACCGTGTCACACGGAGCGTAGCAACGCGAGGAGGCTCTCACTAGAGGCAGTGGCTCCTGTAGGAAAGCGGTAATCTGCGCTGATTTACGTGACTTCTTTCACGTGTGGTGGTAGCGATACGATACCACCTTTATGTCATGCTACCCTGGTAAGTTTTGGGACACAGTGATGAAGGCGATACCACCTTGTAATGCTGCTACTCTGGTAAGTTTTTGGACACAGTGATGAAGGCACAGTTACGTAGCTTATAAAGAAAGGTCCGATTGAAGAATGGCAAGTATGTGTCTAGTCTTAAACCGCAGAACAATCTGCACCTTAGCATGTATCAAAGTACCAAATATCTCCTGCATGTGTTTTGTACAATCAAGTCTTTGTACAAGACATCATGATCAAGATGCTTCAAATCTAATAAACTGCTCtagttagttaaaataataatgcaacTTACTGGGACAGTTACTCTCCGCTCACACTTCTTACCGTCGCTGGCGAGTACCAGGGGAGGAGAACACTCGCAGTGGTATCCACCAGGATCGTTGATACACCGCTGCTCACAGCCGCCATTGTTGGTAGAGCATTCATCCACATCTGAGGACCAGAAACCGATGTCATTATGGACATTTGATCGGAACTTTTATCCATGCCTGGGTGATTTCAACAGCTTATTAATGAACAATAATGCTGTGCTTTGAATGAATAAGATTGCCATTAAACGGGAAGGCTATTGATCATAGTGGTCAGAAAAAGTGTCACTAAGCTTCGAATACCACGTCGTAGTCGCGTTATTATTAAAGAAGTCATCCCTCTCTTTAATAAAGAGttcataagggaatacataagggagtacataggggcgtacataagggagtacataggggcgtacataagggagtacataggggagtacatagggttggatataagggagtacataagggagtacataggggagtacataagggagtacattagggagtacataggggagtacatagggttgtacataagggagtacataagggagtacataggggagtacataagggagtacattagggagtacataagggagtacataagggagtaaataggggagtacataagggagtacataaaggagtacataggggagtacataagggagacataagggagtacatagaggagtatataagggagtacataagggagtacataggggagtacataggggagtgcataaaggagtacataagggagtacgtaAGCTAACATGATTGAGTAcatgagggagtacataggggagtgcataagggagtatataagggagcaCGTAAGGGAGAAcatgagggagtacataagggagtacatagcggagtacataagggagtatataagggagtacataggggagtacataagagagtacataggggagtacataagggagtatataagggagtacataggggagtacataggggagtacataagggagtacgtaAGGGAGAAcatgagggagtacataagggagtacctacgacacactctgtatatgGCTACTTAGTTATTTTCATTCTCTCTATCATAGTTATGAGTAACTCGCGTTATTATATAcagtactagctgttgcccgcaacttcgtctgcgtgggcaatataataaatgccgcagggcagcaaaacgcgacgctcacgcaacgcgctcgcgacgcacgcgcggcgcccgcgccactcacacgcccgaggatcgcgcacgcctaatgtgggggaggcctaagccgggactccaccgaaatgtttgcattagttcacgaataggcaaaatgtacgtcaaagtcaaagtcaaagtctaagtcaaaatcatttattaaaataggctaatacgattagcactttttaacgtcaagattttacaagaatgacagcacccccaaaacgcccccctttcaccacttcctagtgttatggctggaaagaagaagcggtgaagaacaaacttcccagcaacacagctgtctatacaatttaatttttattaatttattttacaattatacaatccaattttatcaattattaatttaaaacacagaaaaatacaaaataaaataaagcacttttgttccacttcagagctgccatctgcgtttatctgtgaaataatcattaacattataatatgcctttttaacaagaatttctttgattttgtttttaaaagaactgtccgttaattccaacagatgaaccggaattctgttataaatgcgtacacaaagccccacaaatgaaccgtgcaccttatgtagacgataattaggtgcggttaacttatgtttatttctagtattaaaatgatgtacgtcgctgtttttactatatgaatctaggttttgccttacgtatattatattggcataaatgtattgagacgccacagtcagaataccaatatccttaaatctttccctaagggagactctagcaccaagtttgtatatagcacggacagcgcgcttctgtagtacgaaaacattctcgatatcggcagcattgccccacataagaattccgtaggacatgatgcagtgaaaatagctaaagtacactaaacgcgccgtggctacatcggtgagagctcttactttcctgacagcgtacgcagcagagcttaatttacccgtgatgccagttatatgctcaccccattgaattttggagtctactgttatccctagaaaagtcgtagcatgtaccgtttcaagttcctcattgttcaaaattacaccgggaccgaagttttttacattgggcaaagcaaatttaatacattttgttttcttcgtattcaaaactaaattattggctgtaaaccattgcgttactagtgaaagacaagaattcacgtcatcaaaatctactctattcctatcaactttaaaaattagagatgtgtcatcagcaaacaatactacatcacacaatgattttaaataatatggcaagtcattaatgtatacaagaaacaaaaaaggacctaaaatcgacccttgcggtacgcccaaatgaacgggtagattggaagatttgacaccattaacatcaacacattgcattctaccgcttaaatatgagctaataacactaagtgcgcTGTACGTAtttgtgagagtccacttcatgtgttcgtacttgaaacctgtagtgttgccaagattttcagaatgtacgctcgcaatttgtcatttcttggtggagccagtaaatcaaaagaaacataagtgttgtatactgtgcgtcactaccgcacaccgggaaaatttcgctcttgcggaggacgtttatataccatattttgtgtcacacgtagacAGGACGACAGTaggtatccaccgaaacactttcaaagatctgatgaacgtcaaatcagacctgacttggtcacctggggccaatcagagctctatgaagcgataatacgctttggctcctactgttattgtagtttctgaaaatttattcacctcattcaacgatgaatgtaattctgatggtactattaagaacacttgcttagcgcagaagctgacgttggcaggtcaactcttttgacttctcgaataggataccattagtttttgtgcaatgcacacctgcaatgcattctggattaggataggatataggtggataggatttgcaacagagaacaattctgtctttgtgattaaatgacatcaaacgtagttttatataaaaggtgttttttagggtttctagacttggctcgggtcttactgagactgttcgtaatcgtgcaTGCAtcgtaagcatgtctctggtatgcggcgagtaatttgtacgttttcagacgcataaagcattttacgtgtgtatggtattaaatagagagagcatACAGAtaatttcttatctgcactttgtatctgggcttgtttttaaagctacagaatcctacattaccaacctcacgcttagcagcgcttgcgagagatagatcctcatttcttctaggattaagtttacatattttgcatcagaaaa of Helicoverpa zea isolate HzStark_Cry1AcR chromosome 15, ilHelZeax1.1, whole genome shotgun sequence contains these proteins:
- the LOC124637082 gene encoding collagen and calcium-binding EGF domain-containing protein 1-like isoform X2, which gives rise to MRAPLAPAACAAILLLWPASLVLCYQDDRGYQVEDAYQDDVLDVLDGSSPCPTDSLLRTRDMCQVDGVDIQCIKMRCCDTHVFIAGRCIPKTVDPCTLQLCEQACEVRGESVWCTCHSGFQYSADNYQRKTQPYCVDVDECSTNNGGCEQRCINDPGGYHCECSPPLVLASDGKKCERRVTVPITAFLQEPLPLVRASSRCYAPCDTVTWLSRKVKQLNDQLHTTQAALKKLMESPMLRDGGDRFAEGTYAYRVLDSTAPLEGGYCRCERGPRGPAGPAGMEGPKGDTGPRGPRGPRGPKGSLDLMLLMIADLRHDIQNLEARVYKDNEDRPERFNLQKAWRRQRKQDKLDRESKTEQELEAYTAPPIEGPVDISPNGLNGEIQHESTTDWTLVKGDSDPSDLPLGLMDDMAALEKLRQYHLLANMTNIDDDEDSDADYDYSFY
- the LOC124637082 gene encoding collagen and calcium-binding EGF domain-containing protein 1-like isoform X4, giving the protein MRAPLAPAACAAILLLWPASLVLCYQDDRGYQVEDAYQDDVLDVLDGSSPCPTDSLLRTRDMCQVDGVDIQCIKMRCCDTHVFIAGRCIPKTVDPCTLQLCEQACEVRGESVWCTCHSGFQYSADNYQRKTQPYCVDVDECSTNNGGCEQRCINDPGGYHCECSPPLVLASDGKKCERRVTVPEPLPLVRASSRCYAPCDTVTWLSRKVKQLNDQLHTTQAALKKLMESPMLRDGGDRFAEGTYAYRVLDSTAPLEGGYCRCERGPRGPAGPAGMEGPKGDTGPRGPRGPRGPKGSLDLMLLMIADLRHDIQNLEARVYKDNEDRPERFNLQKAWRRQRKQDKLDRESKTEQELEAYTAPPIEGPVDISPNGLNGEIQHESTTDWTLVKGDSDPSDLPLGLMDDMAALEKLRQYHLLANMTNIDDDEDSDADYDYSFY
- the LOC124637082 gene encoding collagen and calcium-binding EGF domain-containing protein 1-like isoform X3; translation: MRAPLAPAACAAILLLWPASLVLCYQDDRGYQVEDAYQDDVLDVLDGSSPCPTDSLLRTRDMCQVDGVDIQCIKMRCCDTHVFIAGRCIPKTVDPCTLQLCEQACEVRGESVWCTCHSGFQYSADNYQRKTQPYCVDVDECSTNNGGCEQRCINDPGGYHCECSPPLVLASDGKKCERRVTVPEPLPLVRASSRCYAPCDTVTWLSRKVKQLNDQLHTTQAALKKLMESPMLRDGESRQGGDRFAEGTYAYRVLDSTAPLEGGYCRCERGPRGPAGPAGMEGPKGDTGPRGPRGPRGPKGSLDLMLLMIADLRHDIQNLEARVYKDNEDRPERFNLQKAWRRQRKQDKLDRESKTEQELEAYTAPPIEGPVDISPNGLNGEIQHESTTDWTLVKGDSDPSDLPLGLMDDMAALEKLRQYHLLANMTNIDDDEDSDADYDYSFY
- the LOC124637082 gene encoding collagen and calcium-binding EGF domain-containing protein 1-like isoform X1 translates to MRAPLAPAACAAILLLWPASLVLCYQDDRGYQVEDAYQDDVLDVLDGSSPCPTDSLLRTRDMCQVDGVDIQCIKMRCCDTHVFIAGRCIPKTVDPCTLQLCEQACEVRGESVWCTCHSGFQYSADNYQRKTQPYCVDVDECSTNNGGCEQRCINDPGGYHCECSPPLVLASDGKKCERRVTVPITAFLQEPLPLVRASSRCYAPCDTVTWLSRKVKQLNDQLHTTQAALKKLMESPMLRDGESRQGGDRFAEGTYAYRVLDSTAPLEGGYCRCERGPRGPAGPAGMEGPKGDTGPRGPRGPRGPKGSLDLMLLMIADLRHDIQNLEARVYKDNEDRPERFNLQKAWRRQRKQDKLDRESKTEQELEAYTAPPIEGPVDISPNGLNGEIQHESTTDWTLVKGDSDPSDLPLGLMDDMAALEKLRQYHLLANMTNIDDDEDSDADYDYSFY